In Anaerolineales bacterium, one DNA window encodes the following:
- a CDS encoding zinc ribbon domain-containing protein encodes MPLYVYRCESCGLQFDQTQRFSDSPLTICPECGEESLRKLYQPVGIVFKGSGFYATDHRSPSGQASNSKKAEKSESSDTSPKKETPAEEA; translated from the coding sequence ATGCCCTTGTATGTGTACCGCTGTGAAAGCTGCGGGCTGCAGTTCGACCAGACTCAGCGGTTTTCCGATTCCCCTTTGACAATCTGTCCCGAGTGCGGCGAGGAGTCGCTACGCAAGCTCTATCAGCCGGTGGGCATCGTGTTCAAAGGCTCCGGCTTCTACGCTACCGACCATCGGTCTCCTTCGGGACAGGCTTCTAACTCCAAGAAGGCTGAGAAGTCGGAATCCAGCGACACCTCCCCGAAGAAGGAAACCCCCGCCGAGGAGGCCTGA
- a CDS encoding MBL fold metallo-hydrolase, which translates to MEIVWHGLSCFRLSERGLATVVTDPFDSTVGLPVPKLKADIVTVSHDAPGHNSTQTVKGERRVIRGPGEYEIGGVFIAGIRMEAKGPRSSESRPNTIFVFDFETVSVAHLGDLAYVPSQAQIEDLGPVNIALVPVGGGGGMEPGQAAEVISLIEPSIVVPMHFKTGPESAKLATLDRFLSEMGLTSVQGTPVLKVTKSGLGEDTQVIVLERSG; encoded by the coding sequence GTGGAGATCGTTTGGCACGGACTTTCCTGCTTCCGCTTGTCTGAGCGCGGTCTGGCGACCGTGGTCACAGACCCCTTTGACTCGACCGTAGGACTGCCTGTGCCCAAGCTCAAGGCGGATATCGTCACCGTGAGTCACGATGCGCCCGGACACAACAGCACCCAGACGGTCAAAGGCGAGCGCCGGGTGATCCGGGGTCCGGGAGAGTACGAGATCGGGGGCGTGTTCATCGCCGGGATCCGCATGGAGGCCAAGGGACCGCGCAGCAGCGAGTCCCGCCCGAACACGATCTTTGTCTTCGACTTTGAAACCGTCTCAGTCGCTCATCTTGGGGATCTGGCGTATGTCCCGAGCCAGGCTCAGATCGAGGATCTGGGTCCGGTGAATATCGCCCTGGTACCGGTTGGCGGTGGAGGGGGCATGGAGCCGGGTCAGGCGGCAGAGGTCATTAGCCTGATCGAACCCTCGATCGTCGTTCCGATGCACTTCAAGACCGGGCCGGAGTCGGCAAAGCTTGCGACCCTGGATCGATTCTTGTCGGAAATGGGGCTGACGTCCGTTCAAGGCACACCGGTGCTCAAGGTCACCAAGAGCGGGCTGGGCGAGGACACACAGGTCATTGTGCTGGAGCGATCCGGCTAG
- the rmuC gene encoding DNA recombination protein RmuC produces MDLWAGFLVGGVCLLLGAVLGYLAAIVRMRSASDRAQIQLAQLQAERRADQEKLAWMQQSESKLREAFDSLASHALQLTSDELLRRARDQSEAVIRQVEGDLALNRSEMHGLVEPLRANLQSLDTHLRELEQKREGAYYGLQEQVRQLASAQTALQTTTLTLAQALKSPSVRGRWGEVTLRRVVELADLVHHVDFEEQFSGDLGRPDMIVYLSNQGVVPVDAKVPLNAYLESIEAVDEETRRSKLIEHARAMKARIRELGQRRYWEQFERTPDFVVMFVPNEACLAAAFENDPALLEDAIQQHVLVASPVTLLALLKAVAYGWQQAQVADNARAIALQGQELYKRLETFVDHLADVGKSLNRAAEAYNQAIGSLERRLLPSARRLQEAGLATSVLEPPAQVEARAGLPSATEEA; encoded by the coding sequence ATGGACTTGTGGGCCGGTTTTCTGGTCGGAGGGGTGTGCCTGCTGTTGGGAGCGGTGCTGGGCTACTTGGCAGCCATCGTGCGGATGCGGTCGGCTTCCGACCGCGCCCAGATCCAGCTGGCGCAGCTGCAGGCCGAGCGGCGCGCCGATCAGGAGAAGCTGGCTTGGATGCAGCAATCCGAGTCCAAGCTGCGCGAGGCCTTTGACTCCCTTGCTTCGCACGCGCTGCAGCTGACCTCCGACGAGCTGCTTCGGCGGGCTCGCGACCAGAGCGAAGCTGTGATCCGCCAAGTGGAGGGCGATCTGGCACTGAACCGCTCAGAGATGCACGGCCTGGTGGAGCCGCTGCGCGCCAACTTGCAGTCCCTCGATACCCACCTGCGCGAGCTCGAGCAGAAACGGGAAGGCGCCTACTACGGGTTGCAGGAGCAGGTGCGCCAGCTGGCCAGCGCCCAGACCGCCCTGCAGACCACCACGCTGACCCTGGCCCAAGCCCTCAAATCGCCATCCGTACGAGGCCGCTGGGGCGAGGTGACGCTGCGACGCGTCGTCGAGCTGGCCGACCTCGTGCACCACGTCGATTTTGAGGAGCAGTTCAGCGGCGACCTGGGCCGGCCGGACATGATTGTCTACCTGTCCAACCAGGGTGTGGTCCCCGTCGACGCCAAGGTGCCCTTGAACGCCTATCTGGAGTCAATCGAGGCCGTCGACGAAGAAACAAGGCGGTCCAAGCTGATTGAGCACGCCCGAGCGATGAAGGCCCGCATCCGGGAACTGGGCCAGCGGCGCTACTGGGAGCAGTTCGAGCGCACGCCGGATTTCGTCGTGATGTTTGTCCCCAATGAGGCCTGTCTGGCCGCCGCTTTCGAGAACGACCCGGCGCTGCTGGAAGATGCAATCCAGCAGCACGTCCTGGTGGCATCACCGGTCACGCTGTTGGCGCTGCTCAAGGCGGTGGCTTACGGGTGGCAGCAAGCCCAGGTCGCCGACAACGCCCGGGCGATCGCCCTGCAGGGCCAGGAGCTGTACAAGCGTCTGGAGACCTTCGTCGACCACCTGGCGGACGTCGGCAAGAGCCTCAACCGTGCGGCCGAGGCCTACAACCAGGCCATCGGTTCCTTGGAGCGGCGCTTGCTGCCCTCGGCCCGACGCCTGCAGGAGGCCGGCCTGGCGACCAGTGTCCTCGAGCCGCCGGCTCAGGTCGAGGCCCGGGCCGGGCTGCCAAGCGCCACCGAAGAAGCCTGA
- a CDS encoding ABC transporter ATP-binding protein, with protein sequence MSLSIETRGLSKSFGTVAAVEAVNLSIHQGELYGFLGLNGAGKTTTIRALLGMIRPTRGSVRVLGEPIGPGGRGPWRRVGHLVETPAAYPELTVRENLEIARRLHAISDAGCVPRAIERLDLGRFADRKAGSLSTGSLQRLALARALLHDPQVLILDEPANGLDPAGVVEIRHLLSHLALEKGVTVFMSSHILSEVDRLATRIGIIHRGRLLEEIEAHQLRASAELRVQVRPDAVALAIMALSRSGLHATVDEIEGTLTLMDERAVGSPEKVSTLLVNAGAPPIRLGVEQETLEDHFLRLTGGRL encoded by the coding sequence ATGAGTCTCTCCATCGAAACCAGAGGCCTGTCCAAGTCGTTCGGGACGGTCGCCGCAGTTGAAGCGGTCAACCTGAGCATCCATCAGGGGGAGCTCTACGGCTTCCTGGGTTTAAACGGCGCAGGGAAGACCACCACCATTCGCGCCTTGCTCGGCATGATCCGGCCCACCCGGGGATCGGTGCGTGTGCTGGGGGAGCCGATCGGCCCCGGCGGGCGGGGACCCTGGAGGCGGGTCGGCCATCTGGTGGAGACGCCCGCTGCCTACCCTGAGTTGACCGTGCGGGAGAACCTTGAGATTGCGCGACGCCTGCATGCGATCTCTGACGCTGGCTGCGTGCCGCGTGCGATCGAGCGGCTCGACCTGGGCCGCTTCGCCGACCGCAAGGCCGGGTCACTCTCCACCGGCAGCCTGCAGCGACTCGCCCTGGCCCGCGCCCTGCTCCACGATCCCCAGGTCCTGATCCTCGATGAGCCGGCCAATGGCCTGGATCCCGCCGGGGTGGTCGAGATCCGCCACCTGCTGTCGCACCTGGCTCTTGAGAAGGGCGTGACCGTCTTCATGTCGAGTCACATCCTGTCGGAGGTGGACCGGCTTGCGACTCGCATCGGGATCATCCATCGAGGTCGGTTGCTGGAGGAGATAGAAGCTCATCAGCTCCGCGCTTCCGCTGAGTTGCGGGTGCAAGTCAGGCCGGACGCTGTGGCCCTTGCCATCATGGCGCTCTCCCGGTCCGGACTGCACGCTACGGTCGACGAGATCGAAGGCACCCTGACCTTGATGGACGAACGGGCTGTGGGTTCTCCGGAGAAGGTCTCCACCCTGCTGGTCAACGCCGGTG